One genomic region from Jilunia laotingensis encodes:
- a CDS encoding putative virulence factor, which produces MNSNSIKSQLSANAKALEWGHVYLRGQELADFRSNLISNRIKLKRLLYANEVNPAAAIFGESQVGKSYMVDCLLTSETEVLNIYNDKGEPTGFLESINPLGGGKEATSLISRFTTRKVWDDHDPEYSIKATMLTPIDVVVVLLDAYYNDVINHDFPKSDFVKEEIARLENAYHDRNPVQDIITEDEIFELKEYLNSGLVSRGEAFREALVDTKYLENLALLISHIPEEQWGDVFEFLWNKNEILTNVFNTLISTLKRLDFSRTVYIKMEAVLRKYGTILHVDRLYELFGISEVIDNNGDRRAIKKADEPSMAVLTEKGTRLEGINKSEFCALAMELAFTIANPQKDNGKLLEEKPFLKNSDILDFPGARSRKMIEANIISETDACEMILRGKVAYLFNKYSQQYLITNLLFCHHDVKSEVVTLSSLLKGWVESTIGKTPEERESFMQNAEISPLFLIGTKFNIDLTKNPDDSKGDAEDRQNAMHYRWTKRFEMLENLIAPTRENNWLNQWTPGNPFKNIYLLRSFEYSCQGGLFEGYQERDNENLWKLIYKPDGRLQGETKVSDEYSTFIPQLKQSFLENEFVEKHFEDANKSWNEAATVGKDGSAWIIENLGRSAASMSTSRDAQFLRVSQETFGLLVNSLYVLYHDDNSDLELKRQIQAAGEISLTFDVLFGRDKYFFSDFISNMVIDEENLHDVVMDIVNNTVVVNETDLSALFAIRARANVDNSLSFDENKNRIETAYSIETDEKLQEWLDERKLTLEDIINPPKVMNFSRIIADSVEQMWVSTHLSLEHYQDFIERGLSERELKKLLDNTSVLYRDKLKLSDRIAKKIHPFVSSSSSVDDMADMLADICAEMINRFVNTVGAAYYEKEMWENVKSTISHNRFDLELQSEVFGTVEFDEKGVRENLPEVFNIFDNVDKILNEIPVDRNKLKHFSNYQEYYKWTELMKVSFLATQGIPKYDVNMNNALRTLIVTGIVEQADMRDLVESSEILQSLQSINK; this is translated from the coding sequence ATGAACAGTAATAGTATAAAATCTCAATTGTCTGCTAATGCAAAAGCGTTAGAATGGGGACATGTATATCTGCGTGGTCAGGAACTTGCGGATTTTAGGAGCAATTTAATATCCAACCGCATAAAACTTAAAAGACTGTTATATGCAAACGAGGTAAATCCCGCTGCAGCTATATTCGGTGAGAGTCAAGTTGGAAAATCATATATGGTAGATTGCTTATTGACGAGCGAGACCGAGGTTCTTAATATATACAATGATAAAGGTGAACCTACAGGCTTTTTAGAGTCTATCAATCCATTAGGTGGAGGTAAGGAAGCTACAAGCCTTATATCACGTTTTACAACACGTAAAGTTTGGGATGATCATGATCCTGAATATTCAATAAAGGCAACTATGTTGACACCTATAGATGTTGTAGTTGTCTTGTTGGATGCTTATTATAACGATGTCATAAACCATGATTTTCCCAAATCGGATTTTGTAAAAGAAGAAATTGCAAGACTCGAGAATGCTTACCACGATAGAAATCCCGTCCAAGATATTATAACTGAAGATGAGATCTTTGAACTAAAGGAATATTTGAATTCTGGGTTGGTTTCGCGAGGCGAAGCATTTAGGGAGGCACTTGTTGATACTAAATATTTAGAGAATTTGGCTTTGCTTATTAGCCATATCCCAGAAGAACAATGGGGAGATGTATTCGAATTCCTTTGGAATAAAAATGAGATACTTACTAATGTCTTCAATACATTAATATCAACCCTCAAGAGGTTGGACTTTTCGCGCACAGTGTACATTAAAATGGAGGCTGTTTTAAGAAAATATGGCACAATTTTGCACGTAGATCGGCTATATGAGTTGTTTGGAATCTCCGAAGTGATTGATAACAACGGAGATAGACGCGCAATTAAAAAAGCAGATGAGCCGTCAATGGCTGTTTTGACCGAGAAAGGAACTAGATTGGAAGGCATAAATAAAAGTGAATTCTGTGCATTAGCCATGGAACTGGCTTTCACGATAGCTAATCCTCAAAAAGATAATGGTAAGCTCTTGGAAGAAAAGCCCTTCCTTAAAAATAGTGATATCCTTGATTTTCCTGGAGCGAGAAGCCGTAAAATGATTGAAGCGAACATCATTTCTGAAACCGATGCTTGTGAGATGATTCTTCGCGGTAAAGTTGCATATTTGTTTAATAAATATTCGCAGCAATATCTTATTACTAACTTGCTTTTCTGTCATCACGATGTCAAAAGTGAGGTTGTTACCTTGTCTTCTTTGCTGAAGGGATGGGTTGAAAGTACTATAGGTAAAACTCCTGAAGAACGAGAGAGTTTCATGCAGAATGCAGAAATATCGCCTTTGTTTTTGATTGGTACCAAATTTAATATTGATTTAACCAAGAACCCGGACGATAGTAAGGGCGATGCAGAAGACAGACAAAATGCCATGCACTACAGATGGACTAAACGATTCGAGATGTTGGAGAATCTTATTGCGCCTACAAGAGAAAATAATTGGTTAAATCAATGGACACCGGGAAATCCATTCAAAAATATATATCTCTTAAGGTCTTTTGAATATTCATGCCAAGGAGGATTATTTGAGGGTTATCAAGAAAGAGACAACGAGAATTTGTGGAAGTTAATTTATAAACCAGACGGTAGACTCCAAGGCGAAACAAAGGTAAGTGATGAGTATAGCACTTTTATACCTCAACTTAAACAATCTTTCTTGGAGAACGAATTTGTTGAAAAACATTTTGAAGATGCAAATAAATCTTGGAATGAAGCCGCGACTGTTGGCAAAGACGGATCTGCATGGATAATAGAGAACTTAGGTCGTTCTGCTGCTAGTATGTCGACGTCCCGCGATGCGCAGTTCTTGAGAGTAAGTCAAGAAACATTTGGCCTGTTAGTAAATTCACTATATGTGCTATACCATGATGACAATAGCGATTTGGAATTGAAAAGGCAAATTCAGGCGGCAGGTGAAATATCTTTGACTTTTGATGTCCTGTTTGGACGTGACAAATATTTCTTCTCTGATTTTATAAGTAATATGGTTATAGATGAAGAGAATTTGCACGATGTGGTAATGGATATTGTGAACAACACTGTAGTTGTCAATGAAACAGATTTAAGTGCATTGTTTGCTATTCGCGCTAGAGCCAATGTGGATAATTCACTGTCATTTGACGAAAATAAAAATCGCATCGAGACAGCATATAGCATCGAGACAGACGAAAAACTTCAAGAATGGCTTGATGAAAGGAAGCTGACGTTGGAGGATATAATAAATCCACCTAAGGTTATGAATTTCAGCCGTATTATAGCCGATTCGGTTGAACAAATGTGGGTCAGTACACATCTTTCACTTGAACATTATCAAGATTTTATAGAGCGTGGGTTAAGCGAAAGGGAATTGAAGAAACTTCTTGACAATACTTCTGTCTTATATCGAGATAAACTCAAATTATCAGATAGAATAGCCAAAAAAATACATCCATTTGTGTCGTCTTCAAGCTCTGTTGATGACATGGCTGATATGTTAGCTGATATATGCGCAGAAATGATAAACCGCTTCGTTAACACAGTGGGGGCTGCTTACTATGAGAAAGAAATGTGGGAGAATGTCAAATCAACCATATCACATAATCGCTTTGACTTGGAATTGCAGTCAGAGGTGTTTGGAACAGTAGAATTTGACGAAAAAGGAGTTAGAGAGAATCTGCCTGAGGTCTTTAACATATTTGACAACGTGGATAAGATACTGAATGAGATTCCTGTTGATAGAAATAAGCTCAAACATTTTTCTAATTATCAGGAGTACTATAAATGGACAGAACTTATGAAGGTTTCATTCTTGGCAACACAGGGAATACCTAAATATGACGTAAACATGAATAATGCTCTTCGTACTTTGATTGTAACTGGTATAGTTGAACAAGCGGACATGAGGGATCTTGTGGAGTCTAGTGAAATATTGCAATCCCTTCAATCAATCAATAAATAA
- a CDS encoding virulence factor SrfB — protein sequence MPIPLIHNTGIQYYELPENLVIDLNASVIRALRFYEFRYGDRVYLDPTYYFPMHDKYLRRMDLIGGGYLNPVTNELMDESEINEAMNWLDVENLLTVNRLDVTIGDRRLSALEQIENKWLPMPYFVRDSSGNSTTPTNWCRIKLIPKTATRSLKEYKLFLAFDTTSHPELEKESTNFQGEPFLDYSLCGLSAEDIEQMVGRQKELIQSIIVPLKAYEYCNIQERPWLNRYLQEILNSSDLDAFEVGQKMKYLVYYAYLITYLHRLQILPDIRLYNDAETVPIATNLVLDIGNSRTFGLIAEDPIDTSFSKSSIIKLRDLETGELYAEPFDMRLCFKEEAFDIPSPDGMFKWPSVVRLGKEAIRSIYSGDQDLDTPSQFDTSYSSPKRFLWDTEPYSSQWKYISEKDRFIGPARTVDYDGIMQQFYNDGRFAPNPQEMGDKSSYSRSSLMTFCFIEILLQVRQQINSYEFRLNNGEEDKKRVIKRVILTCPTAMAKEEQKTLRRAMEEASIVLKRYYTNTYNQPYNPEGDTDKIEIIPSVRDLSLKADNLDVRRSWNYDEATCCQMVYLYSELRRYLGNASELFSIYGQRRNREETPSLTIGTLDIGAGTTDVMICNYTHTAESIRPVPLFWESFKIAGDDLIKRVIVDVLLDSPQQEYPEASGIITAKLISMGCNNVSDKMHHFFSDTQNMGNREKKMRKEFMIQVLQPIANFLLDKLQRDMEEKPYTFSDIFVSNKPSQALMDFFTQQIGFRFEDLVIRYSPKFINEIIRRVFEKNMRKWAALFHTYKCDIVLISGRPCSLKQIQNMIRRLYPTAPNRLVSMNNYRVGSWYPGSTDIGHFRDNKSMVAVGALIAYLAENGRLSQFRLNTECLKTKVLPTAEYVGIINTQIGTLDNILTPEINGAYKTLAAFPICLGTKQIDVEGYPANLLYVLKFNDKNIRSKAIESVKRQSGLPADTPEKDIAPERIAREMETMKIRMCRHSPLNFWFEREYNEDKEYVKIGSIEDSERNDLSTKYFELALQTWFEDTTNWLDTGIFKLHIGI from the coding sequence ATGCCTATACCATTGATACATAACACTGGCATTCAATATTATGAACTTCCAGAAAATTTGGTTATAGATCTTAACGCAAGTGTGATAAGAGCTCTTCGCTTTTATGAATTTAGATATGGGGATAGAGTTTATCTGGATCCTACCTATTATTTTCCTATGCACGATAAATATCTTCGTAGAATGGATTTAATAGGAGGCGGTTATCTTAACCCTGTTACGAACGAATTAATGGATGAAAGCGAAATAAATGAAGCTATGAATTGGTTAGACGTTGAAAATCTGCTAACTGTCAATAGACTTGACGTTACCATTGGTGATAGAAGGTTAAGTGCTTTGGAACAAATTGAAAATAAATGGCTTCCTATGCCATATTTCGTAAGGGACTCCTCTGGAAATAGCACAACTCCAACTAATTGGTGCCGTATCAAGCTGATTCCTAAAACAGCTACTCGCTCTCTAAAGGAATACAAATTGTTCTTAGCATTTGATACGACGTCACATCCAGAGTTAGAAAAGGAATCAACCAATTTTCAAGGAGAGCCATTTCTAGATTACTCTCTTTGTGGCTTGTCTGCCGAAGATATAGAACAGATGGTTGGAAGGCAAAAAGAGCTAATTCAATCTATTATTGTGCCATTGAAAGCGTATGAGTACTGTAATATTCAGGAACGACCATGGCTTAATCGGTATTTGCAAGAAATTCTAAATAGTTCTGATCTCGATGCTTTTGAGGTTGGACAGAAGATGAAGTATTTAGTGTATTATGCTTATCTTATAACTTATTTACATCGTCTGCAAATACTTCCAGACATAAGATTATACAATGATGCTGAAACCGTTCCTATTGCTACGAACTTGGTTCTTGATATTGGAAATTCTCGCACGTTTGGTTTGATTGCAGAAGATCCAATAGATACATCTTTCTCAAAATCGTCAATTATAAAGTTAAGGGATTTAGAAACCGGAGAATTATATGCGGAACCATTTGACATGCGTCTATGTTTCAAGGAAGAGGCCTTTGATATTCCTTCTCCTGACGGAATGTTTAAGTGGCCAAGTGTTGTGCGACTCGGAAAAGAAGCTATTAGAAGCATTTATAGCGGTGACCAAGATTTAGATACACCATCACAATTTGACACCAGTTACAGTAGTCCCAAACGATTCCTTTGGGATACTGAGCCCTATTCTTCTCAATGGAAATACATATCGGAGAAAGATCGTTTTATTGGTCCTGCACGAACTGTTGATTATGATGGAATAATGCAACAGTTCTATAATGACGGTCGCTTTGCTCCAAATCCACAAGAAATGGGCGACAAAAGTTCATACTCAAGAAGTAGTCTGATGACATTTTGCTTCATCGAAATATTATTGCAAGTTCGACAGCAGATTAATAGCTATGAGTTCAGACTGAACAATGGAGAAGAGGACAAAAAACGTGTCATCAAGCGCGTAATATTAACTTGCCCTACCGCAATGGCAAAAGAAGAACAGAAAACATTACGTAGGGCAATGGAAGAGGCTAGCATTGTTCTTAAAAGATATTACACAAATACATACAATCAGCCATACAATCCAGAGGGAGATACGGATAAAATAGAAATCATCCCCTCGGTAAGAGACTTATCTTTGAAAGCAGATAATTTAGACGTGCGTCGTAGCTGGAATTATGACGAAGCCACCTGTTGCCAAATGGTTTATCTTTACAGTGAACTGCGTAGGTATTTGGGTAATGCGTCAGAGCTTTTTAGTATTTATGGACAACGTCGCAATAGGGAGGAAACGCCGTCATTGACCATTGGAACTTTAGATATTGGAGCGGGCACAACAGATGTTATGATATGCAACTACACTCATACAGCAGAGAGTATTAGGCCTGTGCCTCTCTTTTGGGAAAGTTTCAAAATTGCAGGTGATGATTTAATAAAAAGGGTGATAGTTGATGTTCTACTCGATTCTCCACAACAAGAATATCCTGAAGCGTCCGGCATTATTACAGCCAAACTAATATCAATGGGATGTAACAATGTATCGGATAAGATGCATCATTTCTTTTCTGATACACAAAATATGGGCAACAGGGAGAAAAAGATGAGAAAGGAGTTTATGATACAAGTACTCCAGCCTATCGCGAATTTCTTGCTTGATAAATTGCAACGAGACATGGAAGAGAAACCATATACATTCTCTGATATTTTTGTGAGCAACAAGCCGTCCCAAGCCCTGATGGATTTCTTTACACAGCAAATAGGCTTTAGGTTTGAAGATTTAGTAATACGTTATTCTCCTAAATTTATCAACGAGATTATTCGCAGGGTATTCGAGAAAAATATGCGCAAGTGGGCAGCCTTGTTCCATACTTACAAATGCGATATAGTCCTCATTAGCGGACGCCCGTGTTCATTAAAACAAATACAGAACATGATAAGGCGTCTATATCCGACTGCTCCTAACAGGCTGGTTTCTATGAATAATTATCGAGTAGGAAGTTGGTATCCGGGTTCTACCGACATAGGTCACTTCAGAGATAACAAATCTATGGTTGCCGTTGGAGCTTTGATCGCATATTTGGCCGAAAATGGACGTTTGAGTCAATTCCGTCTTAATACCGAATGCTTAAAAACGAAAGTACTGCCGACAGCAGAATACGTAGGTATAATTAACACTCAAATAGGGACACTCGACAATATATTAACTCCAGAAATCAATGGGGCTTACAAAACGTTAGCGGCATTTCCTATTTGCTTAGGAACCAAACAAATTGACGTTGAAGGGTATCCTGCAAACCTATTATATGTCCTTAAGTTCAATGACAAAAACATACGTAGTAAGGCCATAGAATCTGTCAAGAGGCAGTCCGGGCTTCCTGCAGATACTCCAGAAAAGGACATTGCACCTGAAAGAATAGCAAGGGAAATGGAAACCATGAAAATCAGGATGTGTCGTCACTCCCCTTTGAATTTCTGGTTTGAGAGAGAGTACAATGAAGATAAAGAGTATGTCAAAATTGGCTCTATTGAGGATAGTGAAAGGAATGATTTATCTACAAAGTATTTTGAATTAGCACTACAAACTTGGTTCGAAGATACGACAAATTGGTTAGACACCGGTATTTTCAAACTTCATATAGGCATTTAA
- a CDS encoding S8 family peptidase — protein sequence MGAIELSTTVLKSYNLTLCEGKAVIRNQNRINGLIGVRNSLIPEEYHNLLAKATFIGNMVNESIVWTTDVFEDIPSRLSDLSGEDFTRYFGILQEALQSYANAFQNAEDRVKQLLYAAITYSSKDSVYCANNKVVITEWGMSKRGDFAPIGMPISIDDMILDHNSTSNETQISDEDTRDNSGIVAHDNFGNSAVINAVATVTDTTLSEGQITETASSNSGSAGNTTNRTEDSGKMKKNKWWHWLLASLLAAAIISACLLGKGCSSSSVMLVSPDIDSTQVVLSKDSLRYVVNNRLLLLITKDGVTIDDFAKSFRQRYNDGKKYILSNPDTLIRRVTLTLPSEERDEFEEKLPNEFAEFGLVVIPETMYKSSYQPNDPELRDANKRWYFDECSVFDAWNVTMGSEDVVVAVIDDGFDLNHSELKGKIVKLYNAVYHSMNVMPSPSGHGTHVAATAIGNADNSTGISGIAPKCKLMPIQVGDAQGNMTTSAILDAVIYAINNGADVVNMSLGMSFGPFVQFAPVYIQKNFRANMFLQEEHVWNHLFNIARQNNVTFVLAGGNENCLIGLDPMQRSENVIKVSAVQPDKQKASFSNYGDMSTVSAPGVRIFNAIPGNRYTFMDGTSMAAPIVAGGCALLKSNDPGLSVAELAQILRQTGNPSTSDVGPIVDFAKALNVEYCDADECSKINERYNELLAELEKLRKNHPGCI from the coding sequence ATGGGGGCAATTGAACTGTCTACTACCGTTCTTAAATCCTACAACCTCACTCTATGCGAGGGAAAGGCTGTTATAAGGAATCAAAATCGAATCAACGGCCTGATAGGAGTAAGGAATTCTTTAATACCGGAGGAATATCACAATCTTTTGGCAAAGGCCACATTTATAGGGAATATGGTCAACGAATCTATTGTGTGGACTACGGATGTTTTCGAAGATATTCCTTCGCGTTTAAGCGATTTAAGTGGTGAAGATTTTACCAGATACTTTGGGATTCTCCAAGAAGCTCTTCAATCATATGCCAATGCCTTTCAAAATGCAGAAGACCGTGTAAAGCAACTTCTATATGCAGCAATTACATATTCTTCTAAAGATTCTGTTTATTGCGCAAACAACAAGGTTGTTATCACGGAGTGGGGGATGTCTAAAAGAGGCGATTTTGCACCGATAGGTATGCCTATTTCCATTGATGATATGATACTGGATCATAATTCGACATCGAATGAAACCCAAATTTCAGATGAGGATACTCGGGATAATAGCGGCATTGTTGCTCACGATAATTTCGGTAATTCTGCTGTAATCAATGCTGTTGCTACTGTTACGGATACAACACTATCGGAAGGCCAAATTACAGAAACCGCATCCTCAAACTCGGGCTCAGCTGGCAATACGACAAACAGAACGGAAGATAGCGGTAAGATGAAAAAGAATAAATGGTGGCATTGGCTTTTGGCATCGCTATTAGCCGCAGCTATAATTTCAGCCTGCCTTTTAGGTAAAGGATGTTCATCAAGTTCCGTAATGCTTGTTTCACCGGATATTGATTCAACACAGGTGGTTCTTAGCAAAGATTCGCTTAGATACGTGGTAAACAATCGATTATTACTTTTGATTACTAAAGATGGTGTTACAATTGATGATTTTGCCAAGAGTTTTCGTCAGCGATACAATGATGGCAAGAAGTATATCTTGTCAAATCCCGACACGTTAATTCGAAGAGTGACATTAACTTTGCCATCGGAAGAAAGAGATGAATTTGAAGAGAAACTTCCAAATGAGTTTGCGGAATTTGGACTTGTTGTTATCCCTGAGACAATGTACAAGAGTTCATATCAGCCCAATGATCCCGAATTAAGGGATGCTAACAAGCGTTGGTATTTTGATGAATGCTCTGTATTTGATGCGTGGAATGTGACTATGGGTTCTGAAGATGTTGTAGTTGCAGTCATTGATGATGGATTTGACTTAAATCATTCGGAGTTAAAGGGCAAAATCGTAAAGTTATATAACGCGGTATATCATTCAATGAATGTTATGCCATCGCCAAGCGGACATGGAACGCATGTTGCTGCTACAGCCATTGGAAATGCAGATAATAGTACTGGTATTTCGGGCATTGCGCCCAAATGCAAGTTGATGCCGATACAAGTTGGAGATGCACAAGGCAACATGACAACTTCTGCAATATTAGATGCTGTAATATATGCAATAAATAATGGTGCAGATGTTGTAAATATGTCCTTGGGAATGTCTTTTGGCCCTTTTGTACAATTCGCTCCCGTGTATATTCAAAAAAATTTTCGTGCCAATATGTTCTTACAGGAAGAACACGTATGGAATCATTTGTTTAACATAGCACGGCAAAACAACGTAACTTTTGTATTGGCAGGAGGTAATGAAAACTGCTTAATCGGATTAGACCCTATGCAGAGAAGCGAGAATGTGATAAAGGTTTCTGCTGTACAACCCGATAAGCAGAAAGCATCTTTTAGCAATTATGGTGATATGTCCACTGTTTCTGCTCCGGGGGTACGAATATTTAATGCGATTCCGGGAAATAGATACACTTTTATGGATGGAACCAGCATGGCTGCACCGATTGTAGCCGGTGGGTGCGCACTTTTGAAAAGTAATGATCCCGGTCTTTCTGTTGCGGAACTTGCACAAATTCTTCGTCAGACGGGCAATCCCAGCACGTCTGATGTTGGTCCGATAGTAGACTTCGCAAAAGCATTAAATGTCGAATACTGTGATGCCGATGAATGCTCAAAGATTAATGAAAGGTATAATGAATTGCTTGCAGAATTGGAGAAATTAAGGAAGAATCATCCTGGATGTATTTAG
- a CDS encoding UpxY family transcription antiterminator — MLSITEGNTLMTDMNTLSNVDTRQGGIEPPHVGFTSNVSSEAQSSQTGVSVRYAQVPDRKWFVLRVTYNRISKIQDIIENDKAEVYLPMRFEMKLIKGKKKRVTEPLLPNILFVYTTEEYIKSAVENNSNSKILNYYYNHFAINEYGKNPPLTVRYKEMMNFIHATNIDNEHIRVVEPEHCHYKNGDMVKIIDGDFKGVEGRVARVAGQQRVIVEIEGLCMVATAYIPTAFLKPLNSAKDTSLK, encoded by the coding sequence ATGCTTTCTATTACAGAGGGCAACACTTTGATGACCGATATGAACACATTGTCTAATGTGGACACCCGACAAGGCGGGATAGAACCTCCTCACGTTGGATTTACTTCCAATGTTTCCTCCGAAGCACAAAGCTCACAAACAGGGGTGTCGGTAAGATATGCTCAAGTTCCAGACAGGAAATGGTTCGTCTTGCGAGTTACCTACAATCGGATAAGTAAAATTCAGGATATCATAGAAAATGATAAAGCTGAAGTATATTTACCAATGCGGTTTGAAATGAAACTGATTAAAGGAAAGAAGAAGCGAGTGACAGAGCCTCTTCTACCCAATATCCTTTTTGTATATACTACGGAAGAGTATATAAAATCGGCTGTTGAAAACAACTCCAACAGCAAAATCCTGAATTACTATTACAATCATTTTGCCATCAATGAATATGGTAAGAATCCACCACTTACAGTTCGATATAAAGAGATGATGAATTTTATTCATGCAACGAACATCGATAATGAGCATATCAGAGTGGTCGAACCGGAGCATTGCCACTATAAGAACGGTGATATGGTGAAAATCATCGATGGCGATTTCAAGGGAGTGGAAGGAAGAGTGGCGAGAGTGGCCGGACAACAACGGGTGATAGTAGAGATTGAAGGCTTATGCATGGTGGCTACGGCCTATATTCCAACGGCATTCTTGAAGCCTTTAAATTCTGCAAAGGATACTTCTCTAAAATAA